In Aspergillus luchuensis IFO 4308 DNA, chromosome 1, nearly complete sequence, the following are encoded in one genomic region:
- a CDS encoding phosphoketolase family protein (COG:G;~EggNog:ENOG410PG6S;~InterPro:IPR018970,IPR019789,IPR029061,IPR018969, IPR019790,IPR005593,IPR023962,IPR009014;~PFAM:PF09364,PF03894,PF09363;~go_function: GO:0003824 - catalytic activity [Evidence IEA];~go_function: GO:0016832 - aldehyde-lyase activity [Evidence IEA];~go_process: GO:0005975 - carbohydrate metabolic process [Evidence IEA]): protein MPSDSNDQSISAYGAARSTVKGQNLDPEEVRKMDAYFRASMYLCLGMLYLRDNVLLKQPLKVEHLKARLLGHWGSDAGQSFTWIHMNRLIKKYDLDVLFISGPGHGAPGILSQSYLEGVYSEVYPDKSEDERGMQRFFKQFSFPGGIGSHATPETPGSLHEGGELGYSISHAFGTVFDHPNLITLTMVGDGEAETGPLATSWHSTKYLNPCTDGAVLPVLHLNGYKINNPTLLARISHDELSALMKGYGWTPYFVEGSDRETMHQAMAATLEHCVLEIRKFQKKARESKEPFRPHWPMIILRSPKGWSAPREVDGKLLEGFWRAHQIPITDVLTNPSHLQLLESWMKSYKPEELFTREGRLISELKALAPTGNYRMSANPVGNGGLLRRPLDLPDFRKYALTSIDPGATIRGSMVNMSHYLRDVVAFNQTNFRVFGPDETESNKLSEIYKAGKKVWLAEYFPEDSNGGNLSMAGRVMEMLSEHTCEGWLEGYVLSGRHGLLNSYEPFIHIIDSMVNQHCKWIEKCLEVEWRAKVASLNILLTATVWRQDHNGFTHQDPGFLDVVANKSPEVVRIYLPPDGNSLLSVMDHCFRSANYVNVIVADKQDHIQFMDMDAAIAHCTKGVGIWDWASNDQGAEPDVVMAACGDVPTHEALAATALLREHLPQLRVRFVNVVDLFKLMSKIHHPHGMSDREWKAIFTADRPIVFNFHSYPWLIHRLTYKRPGQENIHVRGYKEKGNIDTPFELAVRNQTDRYSLAVDAIDHARGLGNTASGVREEFLNMQLLAKQKAYDDGIDPDYIRNWTWQYPRKKGEGV, encoded by the coding sequence ACGGTCAAGGGCCAGAACCTTGACCCTGAGGAAGTCCGGAAGATGGACGCCTACTTTCGTGCCAGCATGTACCTATGCCTAGGCATGCTCTATCTGCGCGACAATGTGCTCCTCAAACAGCCATTGAAGGTGGAGCATCTCAAGGCACGCCTACTCGGTCACTGGGGCTCAGATGCAGGACAATCATTCACCTGGATTCACATGAACCGGCTGATCAAGAAGTATGATCTGGACgttctcttcatctcagGTCCGGGCCATGGTGCCCCTGGTATTCTCTCTCAGTCATACCTGGAGGGGGTCTACTCTGAAGTCTATCCCGACAAGTCGGAAGACGAGCGAGGAATGCAAAGGTTCTTCAAGCAATTCTCTTTCCCCGGCGGTATCGGCAGTCACGCTACCCCAGAAACCCCCGGTAGTCTTCACGAAGGTGGCGAGCTGGGTTATTCCATTTCGCATGCCTTTGGCACCGTGTTCGATCATCCGAATTTGATCACCTTGACCATGGTGGGCGATGGTGAAGCTGAGACTGGCCCACTCGCTACAAGCTGGCACAGTACCAAGTACCTCAACCCTTGCACCGACGGAGCCGTTTTACCCGTGCTCCATCTCAACGGGTACAAGATTAACAATCCGACACTCCTCGCACGTATCTCCCATGATGAGCTCTCTGCTCTCATGAAGGGTTACGGCTGGACCCCCTACTTTGTGGAAGGTAGCGATCGCGAAACCATGCATCAAGCCATGGCAGCTACGCTCGAGCACTGTGTCCTTGAAATCAGAAAATTCCAGAAGAAAGCCCGCGAGTCCAAAGAACCTTTCCGCCCACACTGGCCCATGATCATTCTGCGCAGCCCAAAGGGTTGGTCCGCCCCGCGCGAAGTTGATGGCAAACTTCTCGAGGGCTTCTGGCGTGCCCACCAAATCCCTATAACCGACGTCCTCACCAATCCTTCACATCTCCAACTTCTCGAATCGTGGATGAAGAGCTACAAACCCGAAGAGCTCTTCACTCGAGAAGGCCGCCTGATCTCTGAACTCAAGGCCCTCGCTCCAACTGGTAATTACCGTATGAGCGCCAACCCGGTGGGCAACGGTGGCCTCTTACGGCGACCGTTGGACCTACCCGACTTCCGCAAGTACGCACTTACGTCCATTGATCCCGGAGCCACCATCCGCGGCAGCATGGTCAACATGTCACATTACCTCCGTGATGTGGTCGCCTTCAATCAGACCAACTTCCGTGTCTTCGGGCCGGACGAAACCGAATCAAACAAACTGTCCGAAATATACAAAGCCGGAAAGAAGGTCTGGCTGGCCGAATACTTCCCCGAAGATTCCAATGGCGGAAACCTCTCCATGGCCGGTCGAGTTATGGAAATGCTCAGTGAACACACCTGTGAAGGTTGGCTAGAAGGATACGTCCTCTCGGGCCGTCATGGGCTCCTTAACAGCTACGAGCCCTTCATCCACATCATCGATTCAATGGTGAACCAACACTGCAAATGGATCGAAAAATGTCTGGAAGTTGAATGGCGCGCCAAAGTCGCCTCTCTGAATATCCTCCTTACCGCGACCGTCTGGCGCCAAGACCACAACGGCTTCACGCACCAAGACCCAGGCTTCCTCGACGTCGTGGCCAATAAGTCTCCCGAAGTCGTACGCATCTATCTGCCGCCGGACGGgaactccctcctctccgtaATGGACCACTGCTTCCGCAGCGCCAACTACGTCAACGTCATTGTCGCCGACAAACAAGACCACATCCAATTCATGGACATGGACGCTGCAATCGCCCACTGCACCAAGGGCGTCGGGATCTGGGACTGGGCCAGTAACGACCAAGGTGCGGAACCAGACGTCGTGATGGCCGCATGCGGCGACGTTCCCACCCACGAGGCACTAGCCGCCACGGCGCTGCTGCGCGAGCACCTCCCCCAGCTGAGAGTGCGCTTCGTCAACGTGGTCGATCTGTTCAAACTCATGTCCAAGATTCATCACCCGCACGGAATGTCCGACCGGGAATGGAAGGCTATTTTCACAGCCGACAGGCCGATCGTGTTTAACTTTCATTCGTACCCGTGGCTTATCCATCGGTTGACGTATAAGAGACCCGGACAGGAGAACATCCATGTCAGGGGatacaaggagaaggggaacaTCGATACGCCATTTGAGCTGGCTGTGAGGAATCAGACAGATCGGTATAGTTTGGCTGTCGATGCGATCGATCATGCCCGCGGACTGGGCAAT